Part of the Bifidobacterium crudilactis genome is shown below.
AAGCTGAAATAACAAACGCCGAGGTCAACAAGCGCTCCGGCTCTGACCCGCCAAAAGCTCAGTCCCTGCGCTGATGATGGAGCCGAGTTGGATGGATAGTGAACCAGTTCTCTTTGACGCTTCGACTAGGAGTGTCGATTTCGTCGTGTGCTCATCCCTGAGTGTGGCCGATCCAGAGGACCAGCTTTCAGTGAGATATCGTCGGTACACAGCAAACTAACCCGGCCAAGAAACGGGCTATACATCAACATGTACTCACTCTCGCTAGCTGTGCGCTCCAATCTTCCCGAACAAGGCTCGTCATAGACGTGACCATTGACGAAGGCCGCGTTTGTGGTCTCTCTCCCCCTCGTAGTAACACTGCTTCAAATACTCGATCCCTGCATATGGGCCCTCCCGCTGAATCAGATCGAGAACCTTCTCCGTCTGTGAACCATCCAGAAGAACGAAACCGATCCACAGCCTCTGAGTCTGAGCGGGGAAGGCCTTCCAGATCCTCTGAACGGCGGACATCGCCGTCGACAGACCACTCTCAGCCACATCAAGCAGCGTCGCTGCCTCACGTAACTCATCTACGGTAGACAAAGCATTGTGCGCTCCGATCCTGTGATCGCCAGACTCGTCAAACGCGCGCGGCCGACTATCCGTATAACTGCCGGCGAGTTGATCACACACCTGGCGGAGCGACCGCACTGATGACAACACACCCCACAAGACCCCGTACAAGTCCTGGAGGGATCGAAAACACGGCTGGCATGAACAACACCCCGCAACGCATCCAACACTTCAAGAACCATCAGCTCGTGGATTGACGAACGTAGACATGTGAGAACCTCCCTGACGAGCAATGTCGCCGAACAGGTGCGTCCAGCGCCCAACGTAATAGATCCACATCTGAAGCGTCCGAATACCTTTGCCAAGTGAGAGTCTCGTGGATCGGGTGGGCACTCATGCTTCACGACTTCAGAGCTTCGCTCGCCCCGAGCAGATAGCCGGATGTAGAACATGGGACTTGGCGTCGGAATCAAACTGCAACAACGCCAGAGTGTCGCTATGTCTGTATTCCCTGATGAGCGAGACAATCTTGATATGGGTTGGAAAGAGTTTGCTGCCTCAGTCATAGGGGATTTGCTGTCATGGCCAGTCATGGTACTTGTAATCGTGCTACTTTTTCTCAAACCAATCCGGAAGCTCATAGGCCGTGTAAAAGGGGCAAAAGGATTCGGTGCAGAGGTGAAGTTTAGTGAAGAGATTAAAAATGTTGAGGATAAAGTTGACGAGGTACTCGATGAAGAGCGTGAATTGGGGAATTGTGGTGCCCAAACAGCTGATAGTCCCTCTGTAGAAATTCTAGATTCAATTATTCTAAATAAAACTGGCGAATCAGTTATGCCGGATCCAGCACAAGATCCATCAGGAGCAATACTGGTTTCGTGGGAGAAGCTAAGTAAAGCTCTCGATGATCTCGCACGAACGGGAACGGGTAAAGTAATTTTTCCGAGGCAGTCTTCAGTGCCAGTCATTAATAAACTTTATTCATCAAGATTGATAAGCGGCTCATTCTATGAATCCGTTATGGGATTGAGAAATATTAGAAATAAAGTTGCGCACGGGCAAGTGAATCCTACAAGCGGTGTTGCGAGAACATACGTTGAGCGAGCAGGTCAGTTGAATTCTGTCGTGCAAGAAACCATTGCTGATCGCAATAAGGAATCTGGTGGCTCTAAGGTTGATTCGGGATCCTAAATACTTCTTCTACGAGTCAAAGACATGGTGGATTAATTTTCTTAGTTTCGTTCTACAGTCGTGTGCCGTCATTTTTGTCCCAGTCGGGTGGTCCTTGTTGCCGCACGGCATCTACCCAATTGTTGGAGTCCCCCGGCCAGTCGCGCGGGGGAGTGTCCCCTTGGAAATAGAACTTGCTGCGCCGCTCGACTCCTCCGACACCGAGGACTGCGCCGCCTGGCGTGATACGCCAGGCTCGCCAGATTTGGCCCTCTTGAGTCACCTCGACCTTAAAGCCGTGCTCTCGTGGTAGGCCGTATTTTTCGGCGTCAACGACCGAATCGGTCTGGTCATCCCAATAATGACCGCCTTGTCTCTCCCACTGGCCGTTTTGGCAAGTCCAGATCCATTCAAGACGCTTCTTCGTAATATCGAACTCGCGTCGGTCAATATGCAGGCCTGACTCGTCAACTCCACTGATTCCGGCGTTACGATCGAGCGTTTTTTGCCGTTGAGTTTCTTCATCGTTTCTTCGTGAGATATCCGCCCGGAAATTACGCATCTTTCGGAGTCCATCTCGGAACCCTGTGGCATCCGCAATGTTGTTGTACCGTCCGTTGAAGCTGTTCAGGAAGCTCATCCTCATACGTGTTCCCGCCATGAAGGCAAGGACGATTCGCGGAGAAAGGGGCTTCCGAATAGCGCGAAAGCGAGCCAGTACTTTCTCCGTGATCGCGTAGGAGCCGAATATGTAGAAAAACGGAAGAAGAGATAACGGTAGCCAGAAGTTGAACAGCAATGACTCGGTGAGCTGCCACCAGTCCTGTTGAGTTGAGAGTAAAGCATAAGTCGCCGAGATAATGAGAAACAGGCCAAGGGCGCCAAGTAGGACGTCGCATAAACGCTGGACAATGGCAAACTTCCGATCATTGCGTGCGAACGCCTGAACCAAAACAAGCATTGTTGTAATCGGCTGAAGGATTAGTTCTGCAATAAGTGGGAGCGGCTCTGAATCGAGGTAGAAGGCTAGGAGCGCAGTAAGTCCGAAAGTCTCGCGGACCAGATGAGCAGCAAGACTACCGCCAGATTTGAAGGTGAACGATCGCGCGGTCATTGGTAACACCACCGTTGCGGTTATGACGACCGCATCCTTGAGCATGCTCCAGTTCCAAATACCAACACGCCATGCGAGTACTGTTGAAACAGCCGACATACCGACCACCAGTACGTACATGATCAATAGACGCGGGACGAGTGCCGCACGAAGCACAGGTCTGATGATCGGCATCACGTTGCGTCGAAGTTTCGGAATGACCAAAAGTGCCGCCAGAACGGTTCCAAGGAGAATCAGTGAGGCAGTTTCTCTCGTTGTCAGCAACAGACCGCCTCCACATTGTCATCGAGCCAGCACCTTGTCCGCGTGCCGTAACAATTTTAAGGTCTTCCTAGAGACAAAAACCTTGAGAGACCCTTGGGCTTTTACACCCCTCGGCATAGTGGCATCGCTGTAGAAGTGCATGCTGCCGCCTGCTGGCCGACGAGGACTCGGGTTTCGCAAGCGGCTTGGATAGCTGCCTGTTCGATGGCGGCAACGGCGGCGTCGAGTTCGTTTGGCACAGGTGTGGTGATAGGTCCGGTGTAGCGCAGGATCCCGTGGCCTGCGATGAGGTCGGCTTCTTGTTGAAGGACATCCTTGCATTCGGTGGTTTGTGAAGCGTCCTCAATTTGCCCGATCTTCTGACGCTGGAGGTGTCGCTGATATGCTCGACCTTCTTCTTGCGGATGTCTCGGGCTGCTTGGTCGGATCGCATGGGGGTGCAGATCAGTGAGAACGAGCGCTGGATACCGGTGGAGAGCAGGACTGGGGAGAGGAACCCGGGGTATACCAGGGACCTCAGCCACTCGCTGATCTATAAGGTCGCGTGGTAGGCGGAGTCGGTGCTGATCTGGGTCCAGGTCTCGTTGACGGCGACGGGCCCAGCGGTGGCCAGGCTCTGCCCGATTTCTCCGTGGCTTTCCAAGGTGGCAGCGATGGCGGGGTCGTAGGCGGAGCTGAGAATGACCGCGATCTGTCCCGAGGTGAGCCAGCCGGTGGAGACAAGGTCGGCGGTGCGCAGTGTGGCGGTCAGCGTCGTCATTTCTTGACGGAGGACGGCTGCGGCTCCTTTGACGCCTCCGCCTGCGGTGTGGACCTGCCGGGAGGCTGCCTTCATATCCAAAGCCAGGGAGATCGTGGTGGAGTGGCGCTCGCCTGCGGGCCCAGCCCTCTCTATCAGCTCCGTGTACGTCGTTGATGCCCATGAGGCGTCGTGGGTGCCGTGGCTGGCCCACCATTGCGCGAGCCCTGTGCCGGAGTCGGACAGAGTGCGTTCCAGGATCTGGAGGGTGGAGATGCGCCCGGATCGGCACACGGTGGCCAAGACCCTGCCCCAGGAGGTGACCCGGCGTTCCTGCTCGGCGGGGTCCAACAGGATGAAGGCGGGGTGACTGACCTCACAGACGACGGTCAGTGTTTGAGCGTGGGGGTCGTGGATTATCGCGGCCCCAGTGTCGGGATCGGTGTATTCACGCAGGCGGGCCATGTCTCCGGTCAGAGCGAGCGTGCCGACCGGGCGCGGGGTGACGATATGTCGTCGGTAGATGAGTTGTCCGATCGTAGTGCGCCACATCCACCAGCAGGCCACGGGCAGCCATTCCACGCGCGGCCTGCCCGAGACGGGTATCCACGTCAGAGCGACGGACAAGACCCAGATGGGTGCAGTGTAGGCGAGCAGCACCCCGTCACCGGCATACAAGGCACCGACGAAGACGAGGATCCCAATGGCCAGAGTCACCAGTTGGACCAGCGACAGGCCAAGGAGAATTCCACGTCGGGCGAGGCGTGAAAACTTCACGGGCACCAGTTCACTGCCGTGATTGTTCGTACTCATGCGGGTTCACTCCTTCGAAACCGGTGAGGCTGACGGTGCCGGGATGGTGACGGGGACCGTGTGGGCGCCGTCGGCACAGGAGTAGAGGGTGACGCAAGCGCCCCTCCTGGGCAGGCGTGGACGTGGGGTTGGCGGAGTCAGCCGCCGCCTCGCCCTGCGCTCCGACCATGACCGCGGTCCGCCCCCGCAAACCCGCGCCACTGGCACCAGCCGTGCTGCCAACACTCGTCGCTACCGAAGCACCTTCCGAAGCGGTCCCAGTTGAGCCCTGGCCCGGCGTGCTTGCGGGAGCGGGCTTCGGTGTGGATGGAGGCGGCGGGGTTCGACCCACTGGTCTTGGTTCCGGCGTCTCCGCCGAGGACCTTTTGCGGCTGCGCGCCTTGCAACACGGAGAGGATCGGCAGGGGTCGGTCCAACGCTTGCTTCGCGTTTTGCTCTGCACCGATCGCGTGATACATGTCGAAGCTGACAAACGCAATGAACTTGTATGTCAAGCACGGGGCGAACGCAGCCATCGCCATTAACACGACGCCCGCAATGGGATCACTAACCGAGGCGAGATCCCCATCAATAGGGGAAACAGCCTGGGTAATCGCGACCAGGAACATGACAACGAGGCGAGCTTGGAGGCAATCAACGCGACCACGAATATCGCCCATTTACTGATCCACCCACGCGACGCATTCCATGACGCCCCCGAAAACGCCAGTGGTGCGAACACGATAGCTACCAGCAGCAGGGCCTTGCGCACGAGCAGGGACAACCAGACGATGGCGGCCGCGCTGATCGCCAATCCCGCGAGGAAGATTGTGATGATCGCCCCACACCAGGACACGGTACGCCCACTGAGTGCCGAGGTTGACGTGCTTACACCAGTGTCTCGTGGTGGTGACCTGTTGAGTTTTGATAATTGCAGGCTCACCGTTTCTACTTTTCGAACGGGTACTCGATCAGCTCGCACCACTTCCGCCGCATGATTACCGAAGGTGTCTGAGATCCCATGCCGCGCTGCCGTTGAGGAGGGTTCCCAACCCGCCACGTCTGTGTGCGAAGGCCTGGCAGAATGAACCGGGGCATCCTTCAGTGGAGGGATGCCCCGTATGAGTGCGGTCCCGGCAACAGCGTTCCTTGCTGTCGTCGGGACCGTGATGGTTCACACCAGTTGCATGAGGATAGGGATGACAATCACGAAGAGAATGGTGCTGGATGCCACGATTCCAGTGGCGTACTTTACATCCCCGTGGGCTTGAGCGGCCAGAATGGGCAGGACGGCCAGAGCCGGAGTCGCTGACTGGACGATGAGCGTCTGCCGCAGCAGCGTCGCCATATCGTATCCAAGATATTTGGTCCCTGCATATATCACCGCAACCGCAACCA
Proteins encoded:
- a CDS encoding SCO6880 family protein, giving the protein MAEVPGIPRVPLPSPALHRYPALVLTDLHPHAIRPSSPRHPQEEGRAYQRHLQRQKIGQIEDASQTTECKDVLQQEADLIAGHGILRYTGPITTPVPNELDAAVAAIEQAAIQAACETRVLVGQQAAACTSTAMPLCRGV
- a CDS encoding SCO6880 family protein, which encodes MSTNNHGSELVPVKFSRLARRGILLGLSLVQLVTLAIGILVFVGALYAGDGVLLAYTAPIWVLSVALTWIPVSGRPRVEWLPVACWWMWRTTIGQLIYRRHIVTPRPVGTLALTGDMARLREYTDPDTGAAIIHDPHAQTLTVVCEVSHPAFILLDPAEQERRVTSWGRVLATVCRSGRISTLQILERTLSDSGTGLAQWWASHGTHDASWASTTYTELIERAGPAGERHSTTISLALDMKAASRQVHTAGGGVKGAAAVLRQEMTTLTATLRTADLVSTGWLTSGQIAVILSSAYDPAIAATLESHGEIGQSLATAGPVAVNETWTQISTDSAYHATL